The Arachis hypogaea cultivar Tifrunner chromosome 19, arahy.Tifrunner.gnm2.J5K5, whole genome shotgun sequence genome has a window encoding:
- the LOC112775238 gene encoding uncharacterized protein yields the protein MAQSSSSASLFGFRGEDQNQMKEQHSLPPSSSTTSSAPPQQKKKRNQPGTPNPDAEVIALSPKTLMATNRFICEVCNKGFQREQNLQLHRRGHNLPWKLKQKTTKEPKRKVYLCPEPTCVHHDPSRALGDLTGIKKHYSRKHGEKKWKCDKCSKKYAVQSDWKAHSKTCGTREYRCDCGTLFSRRDSFITHRAFCDALAQESARQPPNLNNAIGTHLYGSTNNNMALGLSQVGMGMGVGVGVGVGVGVGVGPQQIPTAMQESSTDLLRLSGRTGQLDHHMLPPPPSSFRTSHHQPFFMNDHQNFHGHQGLMQLSDLNNNSNNSMDNNSPSGGGGGANNNSSNNNNNNNNSNLFNLPFLSSNSTNSSNNSFSDQHGNNNNNNEGNNSFFTGAGGSAIMHQTTSSTAPSLFSNSLETSNNNNNSGSISHMSATALLQKAAQMGATTSNSTASLLKSFGATSTTSAAAKPPHDHHHHLRAATMVSSAAAAANYGSIFGSGSEQGNLQDLMNSFATVASAGHSSSMFESGGGSSVGLMAGFDHAYDHSSNSREHKLHGVSIGGGSDGLTRDFLGVGQVVRTMSSGGGGGGGGGGGVSRREQQQQHCFTLSSMEAERNSNAAPSGQSFGSSGGGGGNFQ from the exons ATGGCGCAATCATCTTCATCAGCATCGCTGTTTGGATTTAGAGGAGAAGATCAGAACCAGATGAAGGAACAGCATTCCTTGCCTCCATCATCTTCAACCACCTCATCTGCACCACCACAGCAGAAGAAAAAACGAAATCAACCTGGAACCCCAA ATCCAGATGCGGAGGTGATAGCACTATCTCCCAAGACCCTAATGGCAACAAACAGGTTTATATGTGAGGTATGCAACAAAGGGTTCCAAAGGGAGCAAAACCTACAGCTCCACAGAAGAGGACACAACCTGCCTTGGAAGCTTAAGCAGAAGACTACAAAAGAGCCTAAGAGGAAGGTTTATCTCTGCCCTGAGCCCACATGCGTCCACCATGACCCTTCTCGTGCTCTTGGTGACCTCACTGGCATCAAGAAGCACTACTCTCGCAAACATGGCGAGAAGAAGTGGAAGTGCGACAAGTGTTCCAAGAAGTACGCTGTTCAATCCGATTGGAAAGCTCATTCCAAGACCTGTGGCACTAGAGAATACAGATGTGATTGTGGAACTCTCTTCTCCAG GAGAGACAGTTTCATCACCCACAGAGCTTTCTGCGATGcattggctcaagaaagtgcaagGCAGCCACCGAACCTGAACAACGCCATTGGAACCCACCTTTATGGAAGCACCAACAACAACATGGCCCTTGGCTTATCTCAGGTGGGTATGGGTAtgggtgttggtgttggtgttggtgttggtgtagGTGTGGGTGTGGGTCCACAACAGATACCCACCGCCATGCAAGAATCTAGCACTGATCTCTTGCGTCTTAGTGGTCGAACCGGTCAATTAGACCATCACATgcttccaccaccaccatcatcctTTAGAACTTCACACCATCAACCATTCTTCATGAATGATCATCAAAACTTCCATGGCCACCAGGGACTCATGCAACTATCTGATCTTAACAACAATAGCAACAACAGCATGGATAATAATTCTCCatcaggaggaggaggaggagctaataataatagtagtaacaacaataataataataataacagtaacCTCTTCAACCTTCCATTCCTTTCAAGCAACAGCACTAACAGCAGCAACAACTCTTTCTCTGATCAGCAtggtaacaacaacaacaacaatgaagggAACAACAGTTTCTTCACCGGTGCAGGTGGAAGTGCTATAATGCACCAAACAACCTCATCAACTGCACCATCACTCTTCAGCAATTCCCTCGAAacaagcaacaacaacaacaacagcggTTCCATTTCTCACATGTCCGCAACTGCACTCCTTCAGAAAGCAGCACAAATGGGTGCAACTACAAGCAACAGCACCGCCTCACTCCTCAAGAGCTTCGGAGCCACTTCCACAACCAGCGCAGCTGCAAAACCAcctcatgatcatcatcatcacctgAGGGCGGCAACAATGGTGAGCAGTGCTGCTGCTGCAGCAAACTATGGAAGCATATTCGGGTCAGGGAGCGAGCAGGGTAACCTCCAGGATCTGATGAACTCGTTTGCCACTGTAGCTTCCGCTGGACACTCTTCTTCCATGTTCGAAAGCGGTGGAGGTTCTTCTGTAGGGCTTATGGCTGGGTTTGATCATGCATACGATCATAGCTCAAACAGTAGGGAGCATAAGCTGCATGGAGTGAGCATTGGTGGTGGCTCCGATGGGCTCACTAGGGACTTTCTCGGTGTTGGTCAAGTAGTTAGAACCATGAGCAGTGGCGGCGGCGGTGGAGGCGGCGGTGGAGGAGGAGTTTCTCGAAgagaacaacagcaacaacattgCTTCACGTTGAGCTCGATGGAAGCTGAAAGGAATAGTAATGCTGCGCCGTCAGGGCAATCTTTCGGTAGTAGTGGCGGTGGAGGAGGGAATTTTCAgtga
- the LOC112779742 gene encoding uncharacterized protein, with the protein MLLSSYDMAPCIQHLCYRLNSLCSVNHTLIEPRAELSEWKANDASGVALEKFKRDSVYIDKSGKLRNFNHKKVSRKRCGSLRGKGWKYGSGFVDGIFPVLSPTAQMIVEFVQKGVDSDSIWRSLDVFPASLDTWDDIVSVSVQLRMRKQWDAIISICRWILVRSSFKPDVICYNLLIDAYGQKFKHKEAESIYLELLEARCIPTEDTYALLIKAYCMSGLLEKAEAVFAEMRNYSLPSSAVVYNAYINGLMKGGNPNKAEEIFLRMKRDGCNPSTETYTLLINLYGKAGRSSMALEVFNEMQSHKCKPNICTYTALVNAFAREGLCEKAEEVFEQMQEAGHEPDVYAYNALMEAYSRAGFPYGAAEIFSLMQHLGCEPDRASYNILVDAYGKAGFENDAEAVFEDMKRVGITPTMKSHMVLLSAYSRTGSVSKCEDILNQMCKSGLKLDTYVLNSMLNLYGRLGQFTKMEEVMAVMEQGSYVADISTYNILINRYGQAGFIERMEEIFQQLHSKGLKPDVVTWTSRIGAYSKKKLYVKCLEIFEEMIDAGCFPDGGTAKVLLAACSNEEQIEQVTTVIRTMHKDINTTVLPI; encoded by the exons ATGTTACTAAGTAGTTATGACATGGCCCCTTGCATTCAACACTTATGCTATAG GCTAAATTCTTTATGCTCAGTGAACCACACATTGATAGAACCAAGAGCTGAATTATCTGAATGGAAAGCAAATGATGCAAGTGGTGTGGCTCTTGAGAAGTTCAAAAGGGACAGCGTTTACATTGACAAAAGTGGCAAGTTAAGGAACTTCAATCACAAGAAAGTGTCCAGGAAAAGAT GTGGTTCTTTGAGAGGAAAAGGTTGGAAATACGGTTCTGGTTTTGTTGATGGGATATTCCCAGTGTTAAGCCCCACTGCTCAGATGATTGTGGAGTTTGTTCAAAAGGGTGTTGATTCTGATAGCATTTGGCGTTCACTTGATGTTTTCCCTGCATCTCTTGACACATGGGATGATATTGTTAGTGTATCTGTTCAGCTTCGGATGAGGAAACAATGGGATGCAATCATTTCG ATATGTAGATGGATATTGGTTAGAAGCTCCTTCAAGCCAGATGTTATATGCTATAATTTACTCATTGATGCTTATGGACAAAAGTTTAAACACAAGGAAGCAGAATCCATATATCTAGAGCTTCTTGAGGCTAGATGCATTCCGACAGAAGATACTTATGCCCTTCTTATTAAAGCTTACTGCATGTCTGGCCTGCTAGAAAAAGCTGAAGCTGTCTTTGCCGAAATGCGAAATTACAGCCTTCCTTCAA GTGCTGTTGTATATAATGCTTATATAAATGGATTGATGAAAGGAGGAAACCCTAATAAAGCAGAAGAGATTTTCCTAAGGATGAAGAGGGATGGATGCAATCCATCAACTGAAACCTATACCTTGCTGATAAATTTATATGGCAAG GCTGGTAGATCCAGCATGGCCTTAGAAGTGTTCAACGAGATGCAAAGCCACAAGTGTAAACCTAACATTTGCACATACACTGCCTTGGTGAATGCATTTGCTAGAGAGGGGCTATGTGAGAAAGCAGAAGAAGTATTTGAACAGATGCAAGAAGCTGGGCATGAACCTGATGTATATGCTTATAATGCCCTCATGGAAGCTTACAG TCGTGCAGGTTTTCCTTATGGAGCTGCAGAGATTTTTTCACTAATGCAGCACTTGGGGTGTGAACCAGATAGAGCCTCCTATAATATCTTGGTAGATGCATATGGCAAAGCAGGTTTTGAAAATG ATGCTGAAGCTGTTTTTGAAGATATGAAAAGAGTGGGAATCACACCAACAATGAAGTCCCACATGGTACTTTTATCTGCCTATTCAAGAACAGGAAGTGTGAGCAAATGTGAAGACATTCTTAACCAAATGTGTAAATCAGGCCTAAAACTAGACACTTATGTTCTCAACAGCATGTTGAACTTGTACGGCCGGTTAGGCCAATTCACGAAGATGGAGGAAGTTATGGCAGTTATGGAACAAGGATCATATGTAGCTGATATCAGCACATATAATATCTTGATAAACAGGTATGGACAAGCTGGATTCATTGAGAGAATGGAGGAAATATTTCAGCAGCTGCATAGCAAAGGTTTGAAACCTGATGTGGTGACTTGGACATCACGCATTGGAGCCTACTCTAAGAAAAAGCTGTATGTGAAGTGTTTGGAGATATTTGAAGAGATGATTGATGCTGGTTGTTTCCCTGATGGAGGAACAGCTAAGGTGCTTCTTGCAGCATGCTCCAATGAAGAGCAAATTGAACAAGTTACTACTGTGATTAGAACAATGCATAAGGATATTAACACTACTGTTTTGCCAATCTAA
- the LOC112776462 gene encoding proteasome subunit alpha type-5, translated as MFLTRTEYDRGVNTFSPEGRLFQVEYAIEAIKLGSTAIGLKTKHGVVLAVEKRITSPLLEPSSVEKIMEIDEHIGCAMSGLIADARTLVEHARVETQNHRFSYGEPMTVESTTQALCDLALRFGEGDEESMSRPFGVSLLIAGRDENGPSLYYTDPSGTFWQCNAKAIGSGSEGADSSLQEQYNKDLTLEEAETIALSILKQVMEEKVTPNNVDIAKVSEKYHLYTPAEVEAVISRL; from the exons ATGTTCCTTACAAG GACCGAGTATGACCGAGGAGTCAACACCTTTTCTCCTGAAGGCCGTTTGTTTCAGGTTGAATATGCAATTGAGGCCATCAAG CTGGGTTCAACTGCTATTGGGTTGAAGACAAAACACGGTGTTGTCCTTGCAGTTGAAAAGCGTATCACTTCACCGCTACTG GAACCTAGCAGTGTGGAAAAGATTATGGAAATTGACGAACATATAGGTTGTGCAATGAGTGGATTGATTGCTGATGCTCGAACACTTGTTGAGCATGCACGAGTGGAAACTCAG AATCATAGGTTCTCCTATGGTGAACCGATGACTGTAGAGTCTACCACCCAAGCACTTTGTGATTTGGCCTTGCGTTTTGGTGAAGGCGATGAAGAGTCCATG TCTCGACCATTTGGAGTTTCTCTTCTTATTGCTGGACGTGATGAGAATGGACCTAGTTT ATATTACACTGACCCATCTGGCACATTTTGGCAATGCAATGCAAAAGCTATTGGATCAGGGTCAGAAGGAGCAGATAGTTCTCTGCAAGAACAATACAACAAG GACCTTACTCTTGAAGAAGCAGAGACTATTGCTTTATCCATTCTGAAGCAAGTTATGGAAGAGAAG GTAACTCCAAACAACGTTGACATCGCTAAGGTGTCCGAAAAATATCATCTTTATACTCCGGCTGAGGTGGAAGCTGTGATAAGTCGCCTATGA